The following proteins are encoded in a genomic region of Actinomycetes bacterium:
- a CDS encoding ATP-binding protein, protein MSSPARVYPWVVTLAAVGFVAYWLHAWLWSPPAAAGIALMAVLVMAPPAAILYLSLRRTIQLLASEQAARAQVEAAAGRIRRMQGAVEPEWAPLAAVLAGMSDGVLVLDAPRRVRYCNTRAGELLGLDPSAVVGQDGKELVNHLGLQLIDRRAARSVWWRVITDPHGCPSGEINTADGPFRRVILLSAFPVVDAAGEGLGMVLRDVTDSKVRAARQERERIAMDLHDGVVQSLYGVVLGLTVLERSLNGHAAAVQAPLRKHRARLEAVIEEIRDYIFHLRSREPCEGTLPAGLAAIVEELHDNGRLGVQIDADVEGLDPEGAANILFIVREATSNVIRHACASRVVIRLARVDGRLVLTICDDGGGFDPHMNGRRSGQGLRNMAERARALGGRLTVSSQAGRGTEVRLEVPPPELSEENDRAVREAAASR, encoded by the coding sequence GTGTCTTCGCCGGCACGCGTCTACCCATGGGTGGTCACGCTTGCCGCGGTCGGATTCGTCGCCTACTGGCTGCACGCCTGGCTGTGGTCGCCACCCGCGGCCGCCGGCATCGCCCTCATGGCGGTCCTGGTGATGGCCCCGCCAGCGGCCATCCTTTACCTGTCGCTCCGACGGACGATCCAGCTGCTGGCTTCTGAGCAAGCTGCCCGCGCCCAGGTCGAGGCGGCCGCCGGGCGGATCCGCCGGATGCAGGGCGCGGTCGAGCCCGAATGGGCACCGCTAGCGGCCGTGCTCGCCGGGATGAGCGACGGCGTCCTCGTGCTGGACGCGCCCCGTCGGGTCCGCTACTGCAACACCCGGGCCGGCGAGCTCCTCGGCCTCGACCCCTCCGCCGTCGTCGGGCAGGACGGGAAGGAGCTGGTCAACCACCTCGGGTTGCAGCTGATCGACCGCCGGGCGGCGCGCTCGGTCTGGTGGCGGGTCATCACCGATCCGCATGGGTGCCCGAGCGGCGAGATCAACACCGCCGACGGGCCGTTCCGGCGTGTCATCCTGCTGAGTGCCTTCCCGGTCGTCGACGCGGCGGGAGAAGGGCTTGGGATGGTGCTGCGCGACGTGACCGACTCGAAGGTGCGTGCGGCCCGGCAGGAGCGCGAGCGCATCGCCATGGACCTACACGACGGGGTGGTTCAGTCGCTCTACGGCGTGGTGCTGGGCCTGACTGTCCTCGAGCGTTCGCTCAACGGCCACGCAGCCGCCGTCCAGGCACCCTTGCGCAAGCACAGGGCGAGGCTCGAAGCCGTCATCGAGGAGATCCGCGACTACATCTTCCACCTGCGATCGCGGGAGCCGTGCGAAGGCACGCTGCCGGCGGGCTTAGCCGCGATCGTCGAGGAGCTGCACGACAACGGCCGGCTCGGGGTCCAGATCGACGCCGATGTGGAGGGCCTCGATCCCGAGGGTGCCGCCAACATCCTCTTCATCGTGCGGGAAGCCACCTCCAACGTGATCAGGCACGCCTGCGCCAGCCGGGTGGTGATCCGGCTGGCGCGGGTGGACGGGCGGCTGGTCCTCACGATCTGCGACGACGGCGGCGGGTTCGACCCGCATATGAATGGCCGGCGATCGGGACAAGGGCTCCGCAACATGGCCGAGCGCGCCCGCGCGCTCGGCGGCCGTCTGACCGTGTCGAGTCAGGCCGGGCGCGGTACCGAGGTCCGTCTGGAGGTACCTCCGCCGGAGTTGAGCGAGGAGAATGACCGGGCCGTTCGTGAAGCTGCTGCTAGTCGATGA
- a CDS encoding helix-turn-helix transcriptional regulator translates to MVGLFFARHRRPGRGPGLFDDFGAGWQEGWRAWGPFGGLGGRRVERGDVKLLILGVLRDGPKHGYEIMRAIEQRTGGTYTPSPGTVYPTLQMLEDLGHVQSREADERKVYELTAAGRAYLDERQPAEQEAWAQFEGHPWRGVFPGFGNEEQRQLREELFELARSLFAGGRVFRADAATLARVREALLSARRQIDAAFTDYV, encoded by the coding sequence ATGGTCGGTCTGTTCTTCGCCCGGCACCGGCGCCCCGGTCGGGGTCCCGGTCTGTTCGACGACTTCGGCGCCGGCTGGCAGGAGGGCTGGCGCGCCTGGGGACCTTTCGGCGGGTTGGGTGGCCGCCGGGTCGAGCGCGGTGACGTGAAGCTCCTGATCCTCGGCGTTCTCCGCGACGGCCCGAAGCACGGCTACGAGATCATGCGCGCGATCGAGCAGCGGACCGGTGGGACGTACACGCCGAGCCCGGGGACGGTCTACCCGACCCTCCAGATGCTTGAAGATCTGGGCCACGTGCAGTCCCGGGAGGCCGACGAGCGGAAGGTGTACGAGCTGACCGCCGCCGGGCGCGCCTACCTGGACGAGCGCCAGCCGGCCGAGCAGGAGGCCTGGGCGCAGTTCGAGGGCCACCCTTGGCGGGGGGTGTTCCCCGGCTTCGGCAACGAGGAGCAGCGCCAGCTGCGCGAGGAGCTGTTCGAGCTAGCCCGCTCGCTGTTCGCAGGGGGCCGGGTGTTCCGGGCCGACGCGGCGACCCTGGCGCGGGTCCGGGAGGCGCTGCTCAGCGCCCGCCGCCAGATCGACGCCGCCTTCACCGACTACGTCTGA
- a CDS encoding Rrf2 family transcriptional regulator produces the protein MVDFTRVLYNPTSEVGFSKTMKVSSRTHYGLRAMTELGKAFGGRTLSLTEIAATERIPLPYLEQIVSPLRRAGLVEGTRGLHGGYRLTRDPSLIRVGEIVRVLEGADATAPVDCLADGYVEGSCVRDPGCLSRPLWARVKAAMDAVLDATTLADLCQDPGAGRDLLTLSPGLSTLTKGLAVSNDG, from the coding sequence GTGGTGGACTTCACCCGAGTGCTCTATAATCCGACCAGTGAGGTAGGATTTTCTAAAACGATGAAGGTCTCCAGTCGGACGCACTACGGTCTGCGGGCCATGACCGAGCTCGGCAAGGCCTTCGGCGGCCGCACGCTCTCCCTGACCGAGATCGCCGCCACCGAGCGGATACCGCTACCGTACCTCGAGCAGATCGTCTCGCCGCTCCGGCGCGCCGGCCTGGTCGAGGGCACACGCGGCCTGCACGGTGGCTACCGCCTGACCCGCGATCCCTCCCTGATTCGTGTCGGCGAGATCGTCCGCGTCCTCGAAGGCGCCGACGCGACCGCGCCGGTCGACTGCCTCGCGGACGGCTACGTCGAGGGCTCCTGCGTCCGCGACCCCGGCTGCCTCTCGCGGCCCCTTTGGGCGCGCGTCAAGGCGGCTATGGACGCCGTCCTCGACGCGACCACCCTGGCCGACCTCTGCCAGGACCCCGGCGCCGGCCGCGACCTGCTGACGCTCTCGCCCGGGCTCAGCACCCTCACGAAAGGACTAGCAGTAAGCAACGATGGTTGA
- the sufC gene encoding Fe-S cluster assembly ATPase SufC: MVETNTVTITAPASTDNVLIVEDLHVNVAGKEILRGVDLEVRQGEVHALLGPNGSGKSTLAYTIAGHPKYEVTQGRVLWRGVNVLEIQPDERAKMGLFLAFQYPTAIPGISVANFLRQAVKNVQGETPAIEFRRRMRATMTELRMDDKFATRYLNEGFSGGEKKRAEILQLAMLKPQMAIMDETDSGLDIDAMRVVADAINRLKTPETGIIIVTHYNRFLNYIRPDRVHILHDGRIVQSGGPELAEHLEKVGYDQLLKEIESNGS; the protein is encoded by the coding sequence ATGGTTGAAACCAACACCGTCACCATCACAGCCCCCGCCTCGACCGACAACGTCCTGATCGTCGAGGACCTCCACGTCAACGTCGCCGGTAAGGAGATCCTAAGGGGCGTCGACCTCGAGGTCCGGCAGGGCGAGGTCCACGCCCTCCTCGGCCCGAACGGCTCGGGCAAGTCGACCCTCGCCTACACGATCGCCGGCCACCCTAAGTACGAGGTCACACAGGGCCGGGTCCTCTGGCGGGGCGTCAACGTCCTCGAGATCCAGCCGGACGAGCGCGCCAAGATGGGCCTCTTCCTGGCCTTCCAGTACCCGACCGCCATACCCGGCATCTCGGTCGCCAACTTCCTCCGCCAGGCGGTCAAGAACGTCCAGGGCGAGACACCGGCCATCGAGTTCCGGCGGCGCATGCGCGCGACGATGACCGAGCTGCGCATGGACGACAAGTTCGCGACCCGCTACCTCAACGAGGGCTTCTCGGGCGGCGAGAAGAAGCGGGCCGAGATCCTGCAGCTCGCCATGCTCAAGCCGCAGATGGCGATCATGGACGAGACGGACTCCGGCCTCGACATCGACGCGATGCGCGTCGTCGCCGACGCGATCAACCGTCTCAAGACGCCCGAGACGGGCATCATCATCGTCACACACTACAACCGCTTCCTCAATTACATCCGCCCCGACCGCGTCCACATCCTCCACGACGGGCGGATCGTCCAGTCCGGCGGCCCGGAGCTGGCCGAGCACCTCGAGAAGGTCGGCTACGACCAGCTCCTGAAGGAGATCGAGTCCAATGGCAGTTGA
- the sufB gene encoding Fe-S cluster assembly protein SufB has product MAVDMIGINENYAEKYGFHDVSAYAAEAKRGLNPEIVKGISERKGEPTWMTEFRLKALEYFRARPMPNWGGDLSGIDFENIYYYLKPSEGSARSWDDVPEAIKQTFDRLGIPEAERKFLAGVSAQYESEVVYHSIRKDLEEKGVIFTDTDTALREHPDIFKQYWATVIPANDNKFASLNSAVWSGGSFIWVPPGVHIEIPLQAYFRINVENMGQFERTMIICEPGSYVHYVEGCTAPTYRSDSLHSAVVEIIVKEGARCRYTTIQNWSNNVYNLVTKRAIAHEGATMEWIDGNIGSKLTMKYPAVLLLGEHAHGEILSVAFAGDGQHQDAGAKLTFAAPNTTGQIVSKSISRDGGRTSYRGLIKVEEDSPGVRVNVRCDALLLDEESRSDTYPYNDVKEEDVNLGHEATVSKIGDDQLFYLRSRGLSEAEATAMIVRGFIEPISKELPMEYALELNRLIALQMEGAVG; this is encoded by the coding sequence ATGGCAGTTGACATGATCGGTATCAACGAGAACTACGCCGAAAAGTACGGCTTCCACGACGTGTCCGCGTACGCCGCCGAGGCCAAGCGCGGCCTCAACCCCGAGATCGTCAAGGGGATCTCCGAGCGCAAGGGCGAGCCGACCTGGATGACCGAGTTCCGTCTCAAGGCGCTCGAGTACTTCCGGGCACGCCCGATGCCCAACTGGGGCGGCGACCTCTCCGGGATCGACTTCGAGAACATCTACTACTACCTCAAGCCGAGCGAGGGTAGTGCCCGCTCCTGGGACGACGTCCCCGAGGCGATCAAGCAGACCTTCGACCGCCTCGGCATCCCCGAGGCCGAGCGGAAGTTCCTCGCCGGCGTCTCGGCACAGTACGAGTCCGAGGTCGTCTACCACTCGATCCGCAAAGACCTCGAAGAGAAGGGCGTCATCTTCACCGACACCGACACCGCTCTGCGCGAGCACCCGGACATCTTCAAGCAGTACTGGGCGACCGTCATCCCGGCCAACGACAACAAGTTCGCCTCCCTCAACTCGGCGGTCTGGTCGGGCGGCTCGTTCATCTGGGTGCCGCCCGGGGTCCACATCGAGATACCGCTACAGGCCTACTTCCGCATCAACGTCGAGAACATGGGCCAGTTCGAGCGGACCATGATCATCTGCGAGCCCGGCTCCTACGTCCACTACGTCGAGGGCTGCACCGCCCCGACCTACCGCTCCGACTCGCTCCACTCCGCGGTCGTCGAGATCATCGTCAAGGAAGGCGCCCGCTGCCGCTACACGACCATCCAGAACTGGTCGAACAACGTCTACAACCTGGTCACCAAGCGGGCGATCGCGCACGAGGGCGCGACCATGGAGTGGATCGACGGCAACATCGGCTCCAAGCTGACCATGAAGTACCCAGCGGTGCTGCTGCTGGGCGAGCACGCCCACGGCGAGATCCTCTCGGTCGCCTTCGCGGGCGACGGCCAGCATCAGGACGCCGGGGCCAAGCTCACCTTCGCAGCGCCCAACACCACCGGGCAGATCGTGTCCAAGTCGATCTCGCGCGACGGCGGGCGGACCTCCTACCGCGGCCTCATCAAGGTCGAGGAGGACTCGCCCGGCGTGCGGGTCAACGTCCGCTGCGACGCGTTGCTGCTCGACGAGGAGTCGCGCTCGGACACCTACCCGTACAACGACGTGAAGGAGGAGGACGTCAACCTCGGCCACGAGGCGACGGTCTCCAAGATCGGCGACGACCAGCTCTTCTACCTGCGGTCGCGGGGGCTCTCGGAGGCCGAGGCGACCGCCATGATCGTCCGCGGGTTCATCGAGCCGATCTCCAAGGAGCTGCCGATGGAGTACGCGCTCGAGCTGAACCGCCTGATCGCGCTCCAGATGGAAGGGGCGGTCGGGTAG
- the sufD gene encoding Fe-S cluster assembly protein SufD: MTETSIETLTLRGLDKAAVTAWSEALGDPEWLRGRRLEALAALDKLERPTNREEAWRFTDPKRAGIDRHRIVRHAGRPGAAGAEGVVLAPGRGQAVLDHGRGPEHAAADRLDPGGLVTTVDGATTEVALADDLAAKGVILTDLATAAREHAGLVEPRFMTTAAPFADDWFLALHATLVTAGAFLYVPRGVEVEVPVGAEFRRTTAGATFAHTLAVVEEGASLTLVQQHDSPEVIDGPAFHHGVTELLVGPGASVQHLSLQEWGSERVNHFGVQRAEVARQGRFRSFVVTLGGGVVRISPDVVLREGAEADLLGAVFADEGQKFEHRATVTHAEPHARSTLLYKAGLLGGSRNIFNGNLIICPGARGSDAAQTMRNLVLSRHAHAEANPFLEILNSDVKAAHAAATGRVDDLHLFYLQSRGVPREVARRLVVFGFFEEILAQMTVPAVRRRLEAALEAELAKEVGS; the protein is encoded by the coding sequence GTGACCGAGACGAGCATCGAGACGCTGACCCTGCGGGGCCTCGACAAGGCGGCGGTGACCGCGTGGTCGGAGGCGCTCGGCGACCCCGAGTGGCTCCGAGGCCGCCGGCTCGAGGCCCTGGCAGCCCTCGACAAGCTGGAGCGGCCGACCAACCGCGAGGAGGCCTGGCGCTTCACCGACCCGAAGCGGGCCGGCATCGACCGCCACCGCATCGTGCGTCACGCCGGCCGGCCCGGCGCGGCCGGGGCCGAGGGGGTCGTGCTCGCCCCGGGCCGGGGCCAGGCCGTGCTCGACCACGGCCGGGGTCCGGAGCACGCAGCCGCCGACCGGCTCGACCCGGGCGGCCTGGTGACCACCGTGGACGGGGCCACCACCGAAGTTGCCCTGGCCGACGACCTCGCGGCCAAGGGCGTGATCCTCACCGACCTGGCCACCGCCGCGCGCGAGCACGCCGGCCTGGTGGAGCCCAGGTTCATGACCACCGCGGCGCCCTTCGCCGACGACTGGTTCCTCGCGCTGCACGCCACCCTGGTCACCGCGGGCGCCTTCCTCTACGTCCCCCGCGGCGTCGAGGTCGAGGTGCCGGTCGGCGCCGAGTTCCGGCGCACCACGGCCGGGGCCACCTTCGCCCACACCCTGGCCGTGGTCGAGGAGGGCGCGTCGCTCACGCTGGTGCAGCAGCACGACTCGCCCGAGGTGATCGACGGGCCCGCCTTCCACCACGGCGTCACCGAGCTGCTGGTCGGGCCGGGCGCGTCCGTGCAGCACCTGAGCCTGCAGGAGTGGGGCAGCGAACGGGTCAACCACTTCGGCGTCCAGCGCGCCGAGGTCGCCCGCCAGGGGCGGTTCCGCTCGTTCGTGGTCACCCTCGGCGGGGGCGTGGTGCGCATCTCGCCCGACGTCGTGCTGCGCGAGGGCGCCGAGGCCGACCTGCTCGGGGCCGTCTTCGCCGACGAGGGGCAGAAGTTCGAGCACCGGGCCACGGTCACCCACGCCGAGCCCCACGCGCGCTCGACCCTGCTGTACAAGGCCGGCCTGCTCGGCGGGTCGCGCAACATCTTCAACGGCAACCTGATCATCTGCCCGGGCGCCCGCGGCTCCGACGCCGCCCAGACCATGCGCAACCTGGTCCTGTCCAGGCACGCCCACGCCGAGGCCAACCCGTTCCTCGAGATCCTGAACTCCGACGTGAAGGCCGCCCACGCGGCGGCCACCGGCCGGGTCGACGACCTCCACCTGTTCTACCTGCAGTCCCGCGGCGTGCCCAGGGAGGTGGCCAGGCGCCTGGTGGTGTTCGGCTTCTTCGAGGAGATCCTGGCCCAGATGACCGTCCCGGCCGTGCGGCGGCGCCTGGAGGCCGCCCTCGAGGCGGAGCTCGCGAAGGAGGTCGGCAGCTGA
- a CDS encoding non-heme iron oxygenase ferredoxin subunit → MAWVRLGSLAELEMDSGHRVELSDDEAVALIRTEDGVYALVDCCTHEDYPLSEGFVEDGRVECVLHGSCFDLATGHPDVPPAVAPVRTFPVKVDDDDVLVDLPERWAELAENL, encoded by the coding sequence ATGGCCTGGGTCCGGCTCGGCTCCCTCGCGGAGCTGGAGATGGACAGCGGCCACCGGGTCGAGCTGTCCGACGACGAGGCCGTCGCCCTGATCCGCACCGAGGACGGCGTGTACGCCCTGGTGGACTGCTGCACCCACGAGGACTACCCGCTGTCGGAGGGGTTCGTCGAGGACGGCAGGGTCGAGTGCGTGCTGCACGGCAGCTGCTTCGACCTCGCGACCGGCCACCCCGACGTCCCGCCCGCCGTGGCCCCGGTCCGGACCTTCCCCGTCAAGGTCGACGACGACGACGTCCTCGTCGACCTGCCCGAGCGCTGGGCCGAGCTGGCCGAGAACCTCTGA
- the sufC gene encoding Fe-S cluster assembly ATPase SufC, which produces MSDTTLVIEDLHVSVEDKQILRGVDLTVESGKVHALMGPNGSGKSTLAYALAGHPRYRVTGGRVTFKGEDVLALAPDERARLGMFLAMQYPVEVPGVSVTSFLRTAINAVRGEDVSVRQFAKDLREQMKALEMDPRFAERSLNEGFSGGEKKRHEILQMALLRPSLAILDETDSGLDVDALKVVSRGVNRLRGPDLGVLLITHYTRILRYIAPDAVHVMVDGRVVESGGPELAEELEAKGYERWRGTSAA; this is translated from the coding sequence ATGAGCGACACGACCCTCGTGATCGAGGACCTCCACGTCAGCGTGGAGGACAAGCAGATCCTGCGCGGCGTCGACCTGACCGTCGAGTCGGGGAAGGTGCACGCCCTCATGGGCCCGAACGGGTCGGGCAAGTCGACCCTCGCCTACGCCCTGGCCGGCCATCCCCGCTACCGGGTGACCGGCGGCCGGGTCACGTTCAAGGGCGAGGACGTCCTCGCCCTTGCCCCCGACGAGCGCGCCCGGCTCGGCATGTTCCTGGCCATGCAGTACCCGGTCGAGGTGCCCGGCGTGTCGGTCACCAGCTTCCTGCGCACCGCGATCAACGCGGTCCGGGGCGAGGACGTGTCGGTCCGCCAGTTCGCCAAGGACCTGCGCGAGCAGATGAAGGCGCTCGAGATGGACCCGCGGTTCGCGGAGCGGAGCCTGAACGAGGGGTTCTCCGGCGGCGAGAAGAAGCGCCACGAGATCCTCCAGATGGCCCTGCTCCGCCCGAGCCTGGCGATCCTCGACGAGACCGACTCGGGCCTCGACGTGGACGCGCTCAAGGTTGTCAGCCGGGGCGTCAACCGCCTGCGCGGCCCGGACCTCGGCGTCCTGCTCATCACCCACTACACCCGGATCCTGCGCTACATCGCCCCCGACGCCGTCCACGTCATGGTCGACGGCCGTGTGGTCGAGTCGGGCGGTCCGGAGCTGGCCGAGGAGCTTGAGGCGAAGGGCTACGAACGGTGGCGCGGCACGTCCGCCGCATAG
- a CDS encoding cysteine desulfurase, whose protein sequence is MTTTTTPPRPDPASGQQASSAPGQQAPHAPGQQAPHAPGGLAGGDLATRVRADFPLLAREVHGKPLVYLDSASSSQKPAQVLAAMQEYYERHNANVHRGVYTVAEEATHLYEAARGKVARFVGASERATVFTKNVTEAINLVAYGWGLRNLREGDEILVTEMEHHANLVPWQLVAKLTGARIRAIPVTDDFLLDLDALDGLLTGRTRIVAVSAMSNVLGTVNPVAAIAERAHAVGALVVADAAQAVPHLGVTFDDLGADFLGFTGHKMLGPMGIGVLAAREDLLDSMEPFLGGGEMIRDVDIESSTFNDIPWRFEAGTPPVGDAVGLAAAVDYLAGLGMDQVRAHEVEVTGYALKRLAEVDGLRVLGPADLEHRGGAVSFTLGEIHPHDISQVLDEDGIAVRAGHHCAKPLMKRFGVQATTRASFYVYSTTGEVDALVAALDKAKRFFG, encoded by the coding sequence ATGACCACGACCACGACCCCGCCCCGCCCCGACCCGGCCTCGGGCCAGCAGGCCTCGAGCGCTCCGGGCCAGCAGGCCCCGCACGCTCCGGGCCAGCAGGCCCCGCATGCCCCGGGCGGCCTGGCCGGCGGCGACCTCGCGACCCGTGTCCGGGCCGACTTCCCCCTGCTCGCCCGCGAGGTGCACGGCAAGCCGCTCGTCTACCTCGACTCTGCCTCGTCGAGCCAGAAGCCGGCCCAGGTGCTGGCCGCCATGCAGGAGTACTACGAGCGCCACAACGCCAACGTGCACCGCGGCGTCTACACGGTCGCCGAGGAGGCCACCCACCTCTACGAGGCGGCCAGGGGCAAGGTCGCCCGCTTCGTCGGCGCGAGCGAGCGGGCCACCGTGTTCACCAAGAACGTCACCGAGGCGATCAACCTGGTCGCCTACGGCTGGGGCCTGCGCAACCTGCGCGAGGGCGACGAGATCCTGGTCACCGAGATGGAGCACCACGCCAACCTGGTGCCCTGGCAGCTGGTTGCCAAGCTCACCGGCGCCCGCATCCGTGCCATCCCGGTGACCGACGACTTCCTGCTCGACCTGGACGCCCTCGACGGGCTGCTCACCGGGCGGACCCGGATCGTGGCCGTCTCGGCCATGTCCAATGTGCTCGGCACGGTCAACCCGGTGGCCGCGATCGCCGAGCGCGCCCACGCGGTCGGCGCCCTGGTGGTCGCCGACGCGGCCCAGGCGGTCCCGCACCTGGGCGTGACCTTCGACGACCTGGGCGCCGACTTCCTCGGGTTCACCGGGCACAAGATGCTCGGCCCGATGGGGATCGGCGTGCTGGCCGCCCGGGAGGACCTGCTCGACTCGATGGAGCCGTTCCTCGGCGGCGGCGAGATGATCCGCGACGTCGACATCGAGTCGTCCACGTTCAACGACATCCCCTGGCGCTTCGAGGCGGGGACGCCGCCGGTCGGCGACGCCGTCGGGCTCGCGGCGGCCGTCGACTACCTCGCCGGGCTCGGCATGGACCAGGTCCGCGCCCACGAGGTCGAGGTCACCGGCTACGCCCTGAAGCGGCTGGCCGAGGTCGACGGCCTGCGGGTGCTCGGGCCGGCCGACCTGGAACACCGGGGCGGTGCCGTGTCGTTCACGCTGGGGGAGATCCACCCGCACGACATCTCGCAGGTGCTCGACGAGGACGGGATCGCGGTCCGGGCCGGCCATCACTGCGCCAAGCCGCTCATGAAGCGGTTCGGCGTGCAGGCCACCACCAGGGCCTCGTTCTATGTCTACTCCACCACCGGCGAGGTCGACGCGCTGGTGGCCGCGCTCGACAAGGCCAAGCGGTTCTTCGGCTAG